DNA sequence from the Terriglobia bacterium genome:
AGACCACGACGAGTTTTACTGGAACGTGACCGGCAATGACTGGCCGGTGCCGATTCAACAGGCTTCGGCGACGATTTACTTTCCGGCCGAGGCAAGCGGCAAGCTGCGGGCGCAGGCCTTTGAGGGCATTTACGGATCTTCAGAGCATGCTTCTGCTTCCATCATGGCATCCAGCGCAACGGTTGAAGCCAGAGATCCTCTGCCCATGCGTGGCGGACTGACGGCCGATATCTACATTGAAAAAGGCGTGTTGCACCAGCCCAGCGCGGTCGCGCGGTTCTTCAGGTTTGTGCGCAGCAATCCGGTGCTTACTTTGCCGCTCTGGGCGTTTGCCGTGATGTTTCCCATGTGGTGGATGAAAGGCCGCGATCCTGATCCGGGAATGTCCGTGGCGCCCATGTATGAGCCGCCGGAACAGATGGGGCCCGCAGAAGTAGGCACGCTGATTGACGGCAGCGTGGACCCACGCGACATAACTTCTGTCTTGGTGGATATGGCCGTGCGCGGTTACGTGAAGATCGTGGAGACGCAGCACAAAGGCTTTCTCTCGACGACCAAAGATTACGAGTTCCACCTGCTGAAGGGGCCCGGCGAATGGAAAGGCCTAACGGACTACGAGCGGGCGATGCTGCAGCAGGTTTTTACCGGCGGCGAGGTCACGCTGCTTTCCAGCCTGCGCAATCATTTCTATACCGCCCTGCCCATGATCAAGGGCGAAATCATGAGCGCGCTGAAAGCCAAGGGCATGTACACGGTTGATCCGAACTCAGCCGCAGGCTATCTGGGGCTTGGATTCCTGCTGGTGGCGCTGCCATATGCCGCGCTCCAAGTCATGGGCGGCGCCGATTTTCTGAATTCCGTGCCGATGGCCATTGGCTGCGGCCTGATTGCCGTGGGGATCATCCTTATTATCGGCAAACAGCTTACGGCGACGAGCCTGAAGGGGGCGCGGACGCAAGTACAGATCAAGGGCTTCCAGGAATTTATGAATCGCGTGGATTCTGACCGGCTGAAGCGCATGCCGCCGGACACGTTTGAAAAATTTCTGCCCTATGCCATGGCGCTGGGCGTGGAACATCGCTGGGCCAAGGCTTTTGAAGGCATCATCCAGAACCCGCCGACGTGGTATCAGGGATATGGTCCCAGCCCGAGCTTCAGCACCTACTACTTCGTCAACAGCCTGGGCTCCATGGCGACTACTGCCAGTTCGACATTTGTCTCTGCTCCGCGCGCCAGTTCCAGCGGCTCAGGCTGGAGTGGCGGTGGTGGTGGAGGCGGCTTTTCCGGCGGCGGGTTTGGCGGCGGTGGTGGCGGAGCGTTTTAAGGCAGCCGCTGACATTGGGGAGAGTCTATCGCGATGATGAGTGTTCAAGGACTCGCCAAACCATCCCGTACTGCTCTCGGTGTTGCCATTCGCAGAGCGTCGCATCAACTTTATGATGCCCGTCCGCTCGTATTGGACGATCCAATCGCTGTCCCGATTCTGGGTGAACGCTACCGTCCCGCACTGGAAGAGGCAGCTGCGTCCATCCATGAGACCTTTTCAGTGTCAATGCGCGCTTGGTTGGTCGCGCGCAACCGATTGGCTGAAGATAGTCTCGCGCAGGCCGTCCACCATGGCGTTCGCCAATATGTTCTGCTGGGAGCAGGTCTAGACACATTCGCCTATCGAAATCTACATCCGGGTCTTCAAGTCTTTGAGGTTGACCACCCTGCCACACAACAGTGGAAGCGCGAGCTAGCACTGTCAAGTGGATTGCAGGAGCCCTCCTGCCTGCACTATGTACCTGTGGATTTCGAGCGTCAGGGCCTCGCTCAGCAACTGATAACCTGTGGTCTGGATTTTGCGGCTCCTACTGTCTTCGCATGGCTTGGGGTGGTGCCGTATCTTACTCATCCAGCTTTTCGAACGACTCTTGATGTCATTGCACGTTTCCCTGAGGGCAGCGGCGTGATTTTCGACTATGCCTTGCCTCGGCAGGCGCTGGCGCCGCATGAATTGGAAGCTCGCGATGCGCTCTCTGCTCGCGTTCAAAGCATAGGAGAGCCCTTTCAACTGTTCTTTACGCCGGAAGAGATCAAGATAGAGCTGGCGCAATTTAAGCGCGTGGAAAATCTGGATGCCAGGGAATTGAATGCCCGTTATTTCGCCAATCGTACAGATGGATTGAACCTTCTGGGCCGCTCGGCGAATATCGTTAGCGCGTGGCTCTGATCTGGCGAGCTTATTCAACAACGCCGTTATATCGGTTAGCTTTACCGTGCTGGCTCTGAAGGCTTCACCGGGGCGATCAATCTACCCTTCACGAGATGCCACCCTGAGCCGAGCCGACATTGCTTCGTCTGCCTTCAATTCTTGAAGGGCGCAGGCGAAGGGTCTGCTCCGCTGCTCTTCAGGGCCATACTGACTCCATGCTCGCGGTATCAGCAGATTCGATACCCCAGATCTAGCGGAGCCGAATCCTTCGTCCTCGCGGAAACTTCATGGAAGCTTGTAGCAAACAGAGGCTCGTCCTCAGGATGGGCGTATCGAGGGGGGAGAACATGAACGAGCAAACCAGGCACTCAATGCGAAAATGCCGTTATCGTGTTGGGTGCCTTAAAGCCACGTCAGCTCGGGATGTGGATGACCAGATCAATCTGGCATGGTATGGGTGAGCCATCGCGCTTGGCGGGGATGTACTTGAATTCGCGAATGGCCGAGAGCAGGGTTTGCTGAATTTTTGGCGGCGCCATTCCAGAAGTGAGCCGCGCATCAGCCACACGGCCATCGATATTGATGGTGACTTCCACGATCAAATATTGTTCAAAACGCGGCGGAAGATCGTCAGCCGAAATGGTTGGAATCACTCCCGAAGTCTGAACTGCAAGTTGATAGTTAATGGTAGAGAACCCAAAGGTAAGACGCTGCTTGATACCCATCATCAACCCGGCAGTTGCCTGTTTGGCGTGGGCCCGGATAATCTCCACACCCGCAGCATCTCCCGCAACGTCAGTCTGCTGCACGCGCTGCTTCTTTTTGCTGTGTGGCTGGTGAAATGGGCTAGGACGTGGTGCACCTTTTGGTGGAGGCGCATACGCCACCTGAGCTGCTCCGGAGACGGTTTGGACCATTTCGTATTTATTTGGCACGATGTGGGGCGCTGTTGCGTGCCGTACAACAAGAACCGCCAAGACCATACAATGCGCCAGAACCGACAGCGAAAAGACAGACACCCGGGGGACGGGATTGCGAGGAACGAGTATCTGATCTTGATTTAGCATCCTGCCGCCAAGCCTTTCATTTCATCATCATAAAAGACTTCTATACAAGAGACCGATAGCGGCATTGGCTTTTTTTTCCTGTCACCGCAAGTACCGCCGCGAGCGGGGAATTTCGTCTTTTTATCCTACGGTCGGGGGCTGCAGAGTGGCTCCGGCAGCTCTCGAATCCTTGCAATCCCCTGCAAACACGCGGGCCAAATCCGACATCCTAGTAACCCAGAGGAACTACTATGGCCGAGAGCATGCACAACAGCTCAGACATCCCCAATTTTGACACCTATCCCTCAACGCCTCCAGATCGACTGCTTGACACCAAGAGCGTTGAGAGATCTTCTCTGGAAGAGCGCGCCGCCGAACTGGGCGCCGCCGCCGGAAGGATTGCCCTGATTCTGCGGCAAACCAAAGAAAACGTGGAAAACCTGGCGCAGCATGGGATTTATGATCGCGTGACGAATCTGGCAGAGAACGCCAAGGTCCGGACGGAAGAAATGCGCCGGACGGCTGCCGCCCGTGTGCAGGAAATTGCACATGCGGCGCAGGACAAAGCGACGGAACTCGGCATCCAGGCTCGAGATAAGTCAGTGGAATTGGGACGGCAGGCGAGGACGAACTACTATCGCGCGCGGCTGAGAGCCAACCAGACGGTGCGGGAGTATCCGGTGCAAACGGCGCTGGCGGCTGGAGCAGCAGGCTTATTGGTCGGAATAGCACTGAGAATTGGGAGGGCGAGACGTGCATACTGAGAAATCAATTGCAACCATCCTGTCTGAGACCAAGGAAGAGCTGAAGCAGTTTGTCGCCACGCGCGTGAACATGCTGAAGGCGGAGATGGATGAAAAGATCAGCCGGTTAAAGGCTGTTATTCCGCTGGCGATAGTGGCCGCGTTATTCCTGATTTCCGCGTGGGGGGTCTTTACCTTTGCTTTGGTCGCGCTGCTGCAAGCGTTTTTTGCCCCCAGCGCGTACGCGTGGCTTTGGGCCAGCCTGATTGTGGCGCTGGTTTATGCGATAGTGGGCGCAATAGCGGGCTGGTTTGCCTATTCCGAAATTAAGGCCACCAAACTGGCCCCAACCCGCACGCTGAAGGTGCTGCAACAGGACCAGGTCTGGATCCAGAATGAAGCGAGGACAGCATGACTGAAGGAATTCCCGTAGAAGTACTGGAGAAACGCGCGGCCGACGAACGCCGCCAGCTGCACAACTCTGTGCAGGAGCTGCGAGAAAGCGTGCATGAGCGGCTGGACGTTAAACGCAACGTAAGAAACCACTTGGGGACCATTTGTGGCGCAATGGCGGTGATTGGGTTGGCCGTGGGCTATACCGTGACGGGCGTTTTTACCCGCGACTAGGCTTTGGCCGCTGTCTGGCCCTTTCCAGACGCGGCGTTAAGGTTTTTGCTCGATTTGATGGCTGCAGGGCGACTCACGTCCGGCAGCCGTTTACTTTATAGCGTCTTTATTGGGCTTTTCTGGCCATCTAAGTTGAACACCATCTACTCTGCTTTGCTTTTTCGTGGTATAAACCTGATTCGTCAACTTTCCATCGTTTAAAAATGCCCTGATTCCCCAGGCAAGGGGCGTTTGCTGAGGAGTGTAGTGAATGTCAGAAGAGGCTAGAACAGGGAAACGATTTCCGCTGGAACTGCCGATCAAGATCCACGGCAAGGGCGGCGATGAAGGCGCCACCACCGGAAACATGAGCGCCGCAGGCGTCTATATTATGGCCGATCTCGATCTGGCCATTGGCTCCAACATTGAGTTTGACATAACCTTGCCGGCCAATGTGCTGGGAACGCCCGGGGACGTGGAAGTCCACTGCACGGGGCGCGTGGTGCGCAAGGACGCGAGCGCGGCCGCCGCAGCCGGCGCGAATTCAAATTCCACCACCAAGAAAAAGAAATCCAAGAGCGGCGTTGCTTGCGTGATTGACCAGTACAAATTTATCCGCAAGAGCAAAGGGGCCAAGTAAATGCTGAAGATCATTTTGGCTGACAACCAGGCAATCTTCCGCACGGGCGCGGCCAAGGTATTGGCCGTGGAAGACGATTTGCGCATTGTGGCGCAGGCGGAAAACACCGAAAAAATGATGATGGCGCTGGAGAAGTTTCATGCAACGGTCATGATCTTTGGCGTTGACACACATCCCAGCCTGCCCACCGTGGTGGAGATGGCAAGAAAATTCAAGACCAAGCTGGTGGCGATTGCCGAAACCGGACAGGATTCACGGCACTACCTGACCAACGGCGTCCACGGCGTGATCTACCGCAACGTGAGCGGCGAATCGCTCGTCCAGTGCGTGCGCAAGGTGAGCAAAGGCGAAACCTGGGTGCAGGACACGCAGGAAAGCAAAGAGACCGCCGAGAATGACCTGGTGGGCGCGCGCGTCCGCGACCGGCTGACAGCAAAAGAGCTGAAGATTGTTGCGCTGATTGTGCAGGGATACAAGAACAAGGAAATCGCCACGCAACTTGGAACGACCGAGCAAGTGATCAAGAATTATCTGCGCAACGTCTATGACAAGATCGGCGTTTCTGACCGGCTGGAGCTTGCGCTGTTTACGATTCACCATCGTATATTGGCGGAAGCGGCAGCGACGTCAGTGGCGGCAACGGCGACACCCGCGGCGCGATAAGTTCCATAATCCAAGAAAACTGAAGCGGCCGAGAAGCTACTCGGCCGTTTTTCTTTTGTGAATAGGGTTCTCCGATTGTATCCAGGCGGAAAGAAGCTGTTGCCGGACAGATCCCTCTGATTTGGTAGTGTCGCAGTGAAGGAAACACTCGGTCTTTGATCGTATAAAAACAATGTAGATCGCAGGCGCTCTCGCCTGCGTTCCCAAACGTTCTTCAGCGCAGCCGGGGGCGGCTGCGGTCCACAATCGTCTAACACCTGGTCAAACTGAGACACTACCCTCTGATTTTTGACGCCTGTACTGTTCGCACTTATAGTGAAATACATGTCAAAAGTTCGGGTCAGCGCATTTTCTGTGTCGCTTGATGGTTACTCCGCCGGTGCGAACCAGAGTCTTGAGAATCCCCTGGGAATCCGCGGTCCTGAGTTGTTTGAGTGGTTTTTCTCTACGCGCACGTTTAAGCAGATGCACGGGCTGGAAGGAGGCTCAACTGGCGTTGATGATGAGTGGGCGCGGCGCGGCATGGAGAACGTCGGCGCGTGGATTCTGGGACGGAACATGTTTGGACCTGTGCGCGGCCCCTGGCCGGACGAGTCGTGGAAAGGATGGTGGGGCGACGAGCCCCCTTATCACGTGCCCACGTTTGTGCTGACGCACCATCCAAGGAAGGCACTGGAGATGAAAGGCGGAACAACGTTCCACTTTGTTACCGACGGAATCCACGCCGCCCTGCAACGCGCAAAGGATGCGGCAAAGGACAAAGATATACGGATCGGCGGCGGAGTGGCGACGATTCAGCAGTATCTTCGGGCGAAGCTCATCGATGAACTGCATCTCGCGTTTTGTCCGATTCTGATGGGCTCTGGCGAGAACTTATTTACCGGCATGGACCTGGCGGTGCTCGGCTACGCATGCACGAAACACGTTTCCACCGAGCATGCGATGCACGTTCTACTGCAAAAACAGACTTGATGCCTCGCTTTGGATGCGACACATCGCACATCAGATTGACTTCAGGCGTCTTTCCGCATTACGCTGGCTTTCAGCGCTAGAGGGCGCATCCAGTCCGCGGAAAGGGCCGTGCCCACCTTGAACAAAAATTGAGAGTGCGAACTTTCTTTCAGCCTGATTCATGCGGATTCAACAGGCGCAACCATGAAAGGAAGGTCGTTGATGGACCCTAAGCCGCTACCCGCCCGTCCCAGCCTGGAGCAGTATAAAAAACAAGCTAAAGAGTTGTTGAAAGCTTATCGCTCCGCGGATGTGGAGACGATTCGCCGGGTTAAAAGAAATCATCCACGTTTTGAAAAGCTTGCAGAATCGGGATTTGACATCAGCAAATTTGCATTGGCCGACGCGCAATTGGTGATCGCGCGCGAACATGGGTTTGAGAGCTGGCCAAAATTTGCCAAGCGCATTGAAGTGATCAACAGCGAGATTGCCGCGCTGAAGAATCCCGTAGCCGCTTTTATCGAGGCGGCAATCTGGCACGGAACGCTGGATGCGGCGGACGCGATCCTGGCAGCGCATCCGGAGATTGCGCATAGCAGTATTCATGTGGCAGCGATCCTGGGCGATGATGCGGCGGTGAGGCGGTTCATCGCCGCTGATCCGCGAAACGTCACCAGGAAGGAAGCGCCTTACGACGGCGACGCGCTGGTCTATTTGTGTCTCTCAAAGTATTTGCGGCTGGATAAAACACGGTCAGAGTCGTTTCTGCGTGCGGCCACTGCGCTGCTCGATGCCGGGGCTGATCCGAATAGCGGCTTCTGGAGCAAGGACGAATATCATGACTTTGAAAGCGCGATTTATGGCGCGGCAGCAGTAACTGTTCATGCGGGGCTTACACGCTTGCTGCTGGAGCGCGGCGCTGATCCCAACGACGTGGAAACGCCCTATCACTCTCCGGAAAGCTATGACAACTCCGCGTTGCATGTGCTGGTAGAAAGTGGCAAGCTCACCGCCGACAGCTTAACGACCATGCTGCTGCGCAAAGCCGACATGCACGATTACGACGGAATGAAATATCTTCTGGAGCACGGAGCCGATCCGAACCGGATGACGCGCTGGCATTACACGGCGCTGCATCAGGCGCTGCGGCGCGATAACCGGATTGAGCTGATTGATTTGATGCTTGACCACGGAGCCGATCTAACACAGAAGAATGAAGTAGACGGAAAGACAGGTATTGCGATGGCAGCGCGAAGAGGCAGGAGCGACGTGCTCTGGACATTCGCACGCCGCGAGTTTCCCATGCCAATGCCGTATGACGGCGTGGAAAGTCTGATTGTAAGAGCCTGCGCGGCAAGAGGCGGTATGGCGGGGGCGCGCGCCTTTCGTGAACAATTTCAACAACTGGCCAACGTTGCAAGATTTACCAAGTACAGCGAACTGGGGGCCATCCGCGAACTTCTGGCTGAAGGCAGCGCGCTCCTGGCGGAGTTTGCCGGAAACGGAAACACCAAGGGCGTTCAAAACCTGCTCGATATTGGCGTGACAGTGGACGCGCTCTATGACGGCGATCCTTATTTCGATATCGCGAAGAACAGCACGGCGCTGCATGTTGCGGCATGGAAAGCATGGCCTAAAACCGTGAAACTGCTGATTGAGCGCGGCGCAAACGTAAACGCACAAGATGCAAAAGGCCGAACTCCGCTGATGCTTGCCGTGAAAGCCTGTGTGGACTCCTACTGGACGAACAGGAGATCACCTGAATCAGTGGAGGCGCTGCTGAAGGCTGGAGCTTCGATCAGCGGAGTGGATTTTCCATGTGGTTACGACGACGTGGACGAGCTGCTGAAATCGTATAGAAGTTAAGCCGCGAATTCACGCGAATGAACACGAATCAAAAAAAAGATTTGGTAATTGAGTAATTTTGTAATTGGGTAATTGAAAACCTGATTTTGCGGGTTGCAAACAGTACATTCGCACTGGCCCGAAGATGGATGTTTCTTTCAATTGCCTGATTTGCCCAGTTGCGTGTTTCGCTTTGATTCGCGGAATGAGCGGCGAGGGCCGATTCGCCCGAGCCGCTAGCAACAGGAGCAATACAATTTTGATCGAAGGAAAAGATCACGAGCGGTGTGGAGCGAAGCGACAGAACTAGTGCGACGTCGCGCGTTCGCTGCTCTTGAGCAGCTCATTCACGATCGTCACCAGCTCTTCAGGATTGACCGGCTTTTCCAGATACAAATCGGCCAGCGGCTCGGCGGCCTGAAACGCTTCAGCCACATAACCCGAGACAACTACCACAGGCATGCTGCTGTTATTTTTGGCGGCTTGCACTACGGCGCGACCGTTGGCATCGCCCAGACGCCAGTCTGTTACCACGGCGTCATAGGTGTTGCTCTGGAGTTTTTCCATGGCGTCGCGGGCCGATGTGGAAGCGGTGACTGTGTGTCCGGCAGATTCAAGGATGGCGCACTTCAATGTGACTACGTGCGGTTCATCGTCGACGCAAAGGATCCTGGCCATTTTGGAAACATCCCTAACGCTGACGCGCTTGGTGAATTCGGGCGCGTCTTCGGAAAAATGATAGCTGCGGCACATAGCAGCTAAAGCTGGCCCTATTCTCAAGCAGCGATGCTGCTTAAGTCAAATAATCCCTTGCGTGGGTCGTCCTTTTTAACATGCCTTTCGCCGGAACCTTAGTTCCTTATTCGGGGCGAGGAAGCTGGACTTCCGGCCAGTGCCCTAAAGCAGGAACTCTGGCCGGAAATCGGACGCGCGGACCCTTAGAACCTTAAGCCTAAACCTCCAGGCTTTAGAATCTCCAAACCAGCCCGACCGACGGCTGGGCCAGGTGGGTGAAATTGTCACTGGCCAGGCCGGGGAGCTGGAAGTCGGGGATCTTGTACAGGTAGCCGCGATATTCCGCCCGCAGCGCCAGGTATTTGCTGATATCGAAATCAACTCCGCCGCCGTATACGAATGCCGCTTTGGTCTGGTTGTTGCCGCTGCTATTGCCAATGCCGATGAAGTTATTATTCAGAGAGTCGGTAGGACGGAAGAAAAGTCCGCCGATTCCGGCCAGCCCATAAGGCCGCACTCTGCTGCTGGCAGGCGCGCTAATCACGGCTTCGCCCGTAAGCTGATGGATGTTGGTCTGAATATCTGTCTCGCCAAAGAACGGATCAAAATACTTTTGTGTGTCGCGGGTGTAACCGTAATCGCCCTGCAGGGCGAACCATGAGTTCAGGTGGTAGCGGTAGCCAATAAGAAAGCCGCCGCTCTTGGTTGCGTCATGCGGGATATCAATGTTGGTGGAGTTTTTGGGCAGGTTCGCCGTGCCCTGAACGCTGAATTCAGACTTAAAGTCCTGGGCAAAGCCAGACGCTATAAACAAAAAGATGAATGCGGCGAATACTACTGGGGATAAGACAGACTTACTCCTCATCGCGTATTAACTCTCCTTGCAGAAATTTTGTGCTCTGTTTTAGATAAGACGCACAGTTGAACCGCGGAGGTTCGCGCAAGCAGCGAACTTAAATATTCTTAACGCGATGAGCAGTAGCACTTTAGAACTAAGCAGGAAGCGCAAAGATCGGGAAACGGAAACCCTACCACAGATAAACACGGATGACGCGGATCAAAACGCTTTATCCCGTCTGATCCGTGAAATCCGTGGTGAGGTTTGCCTGTCTATTCGATCCGACAAAACTAGCGCGATTCCTCGCCCTTCTTATTCATGTCGTCCGTGATCGGTCCGGCATCGCCGATTTTTTCCGCCACGGATTTTGCCTGGGTAAAGAGCAACAGATAATCCGGGCCGCCGGCCTTTGAGTCCGTGCCGGACATGTTGAAGCCGCCAAACGGATGCGCGCCCACCATGGCTCCGGTGCATTTACGGTTGAAATACAAGTTGCCAACGTGGAAGTCCGTGCGCGCCTTCTCCAGCTTGTCGCGTGACGTGCTATACACCGCGCCCGTGAGCCCGAACTCAGTGTTATTGGCAATGGCCAGCGCGTCTTCAAAATTGCGCGCCTTGATCACGGCCAGCACGGGCCCAAAAATTTCTTCCTGGGAAATGCGCGCCATCGGCGGGATATCGGCAATCACCGTGGGCTGGATAAAGTAACCATCGCCCGCGTCCGTCGCGCGGCCGCCGCCGTGAATCAGACGGCCTTCCTTTTTGCCAATTTCAATGTAGTTGAGAATGCTCTTCATCGCCTTCTCGCTCACCACGGGGCCCATCGGCTTGTTCTCCGTAGGATCGCCGACTGTGATTTTTGCAACGCGGTCTTTCAGGCGCTCCAGAAACACGTCATAAATTTTTTCGTCGACGATGGCGCGCGAGCAGGCTGAGCATTTCTGTCCCTGGAAGCCGAAGGCCGCCTGGGCCACGCCTTCCACGGCCGCGTCCAGGTTGGCATCGGCGTCAACAATGATTGAGTCTTTGCCTCCCATTTCCAGGATGGTGCGCTTGATCCACTTCTGTCCCGGCTGCGGTTTGGCCGCGCGCTGGTTAATGTCGAGGCCCACTTCTTTCGATCCGGTAAACGCCACAAAGCGCGTGAGCGGATGCTCCACCAGCCCCGCGCCAAACGTGGAACCTGATCCAGGACAGAAATTCACCACGCCGTCCGGCATGCCCGCTTCCTGCAAAACTTCAAAGAACTTCGCGGCAATCGCCGGAGAATCGTGCGAGGGCTTCATCACCACGGTGTTTCCGGTCACAATCGCGGCCATGGTCATGCCGGCCATAATCGCGCACGGGAAATTCCACGGCGGAATCACCGCGGCCACGCCCAGCGGAATGTAGATCAGCCGGTCAGCTTCGCCCGGCAACTGCGTGGGCGTTTTGGCCTGGGCCAGCCGCAGCGCTTCGCGCGCGTAGAACTCCGCAAAGTCAATTGTCTCGGCAATGTCGGCGTCGGCTTCCGCCCAGTTCTTGCCCACTTCAAACACCATCCACGCGGCAAACTCAAATTTGCGCTCGCGCAGTATGCCCGCCACCGTGTGCAGCAATGACGCGCGCTGTTCCACGCTCGTGCGTTTCCACGTCTCAAACGCCTGCTGCGCAGCCTGGATCGCCGGCTCCACATGCTCGCGTCCCGCGCTCTGGAAGACGCCAACAATCTCACTCGGCTTTGCCGGATTCACGCTCTTGATCTTCTCCGTGGTCCTGATCAGCTTCTCGCCAATCACCATGTCATATTCGCGTCCCAGCTCCGCGCGGACCTTGGTTATCGCGGCCTTCATCTTGCGGGCATTTTCCGCGTTGCCAAAGTCGGTGAGCGGCTCGTTTTTAAACGGAGTAGTGGGTACGCGCAGCGTGCGGTTTGAGATCTCAAGCAGGGTCGCCATAAATGATTTCCTTTTTTGCGCTCACCATAGCGGGAGCGGATGATGTGACAGAACCTTATATTTTACATCGTTTGCGGTGCCTTCCGGGTTTCCCCGACCTCCCTGCCTTTTCCTCTGTCTTCCTTTGCGTTCCTTCGTGTCCTTTGCGGTTAAGGTTTTGACTTTTTCCGATCACCAGATCGCCCGATCTTCTCTTCCTTTGTATTCCTTCGTGTCCTTTGTGGTAAAAGGTTTTGCTTTTCCTGATCAGTGTCATCCGTGTTATTCAGTGATAAGGTTTTTCCCGCTTCCCACCAGGTCTCACGGCTCATCCTCTTCTTCCTCTTCCTCTTCCTCTTCTGGGTCCTCTTCCTCTGGGTCTTCTTCCTCTGGCTCCTCCGGTTGCTCCGGCTCGCCAAATCTCACCCGTCCCATCACGCTGGCTACAATCTGCATACCGTAAAAAAACATTCCTGCCGACTTCAGGTCCATCTGGCCCTTCATCATTGCATTTAACCCCTTGGTCAGGCTCAGCACAATCGCGTTGGCGTCTTCCAGCGGCGGCAGTTCCAGGTCTTGAGTCCGCGCTGCCAGCAATCTGTCATGCCCGTAGCAGTACTTGCTGCCATTCATGCGCGGAGACCCGCAGTATTCCCC
Encoded proteins:
- the pruA gene encoding L-glutamate gamma-semialdehyde dehydrogenase produces the protein MATLLEISNRTLRVPTTPFKNEPLTDFGNAENARKMKAAITKVRAELGREYDMVIGEKLIRTTEKIKSVNPAKPSEIVGVFQSAGREHVEPAIQAAQQAFETWKRTSVEQRASLLHTVAGILRERKFEFAAWMVFEVGKNWAEADADIAETIDFAEFYAREALRLAQAKTPTQLPGEADRLIYIPLGVAAVIPPWNFPCAIMAGMTMAAIVTGNTVVMKPSHDSPAIAAKFFEVLQEAGMPDGVVNFCPGSGSTFGAGLVEHPLTRFVAFTGSKEVGLDINQRAAKPQPGQKWIKRTILEMGGKDSIIVDADANLDAAVEGVAQAAFGFQGQKCSACSRAIVDEKIYDVFLERLKDRVAKITVGDPTENKPMGPVVSEKAMKSILNYIEIGKKEGRLIHGGGRATDAGDGYFIQPTVIADIPPMARISQEEIFGPVLAVIKARNFEDALAIANNTEFGLTGAVYSTSRDKLEKARTDFHVGNLYFNRKCTGAMVGAHPFGGFNMSGTDSKAGGPDYLLLFTQAKSVAEKIGDAGPITDDMNKKGEESR